In Candidatus Defluviibacterium haderslevense, the following are encoded in one genomic region:
- a CDS encoding NifU family protein, translated as MESTTESKPHVLLYTEQTPNPETLKFVSNRMLYRGIAEFKNVAEAENWSLLATELFHLEFVQGIYISNNFVTITKKPDFDWQEIMVQTKDFIKKYLETDREIVKDTYEAFVEQKREASSDITYSDSDAELVKRIKEIIIHYVRPAVEMDGGNIEFKSYQNGVVTVMMQGSCSGCPSSTVTLKAGIEGLLKRMVPEVTEVVAEAQ; from the coding sequence ATGGAATCGACTACGGAATCTAAACCTCACGTTTTGCTTTATACAGAACAAACTCCCAATCCGGAGACTTTGAAATTTGTCTCTAATAGAATGCTCTACCGAGGGATTGCAGAATTTAAGAATGTGGCGGAGGCAGAAAACTGGTCATTATTAGCTACAGAATTGTTCCATTTAGAATTTGTACAAGGCATATATATCTCCAATAATTTTGTCACCATTACCAAAAAACCGGATTTTGACTGGCAAGAAATCATGGTACAAACGAAGGATTTTATTAAAAAATATCTTGAAACCGACCGCGAAATTGTAAAAGATACTTACGAAGCTTTTGTGGAACAAAAACGCGAAGCATCCTCAGATATAACCTATTCAGATTCCGATGCAGAATTGGTAAAACGTATCAAAGAAATCATCATTCATTACGTCCGCCCTGCAGTTGAAATGGACGGCGGTAATATTGAATTCAAATCTTATCAAAACGGCGTTGTTACCGTAATGATGCAAGGCTCTTGCAGCGGCTGCCCATCATCCACAGTTACCTTAAAAGCCGGTATCGAAGGTCTTCTTAAACGAATGGTCCCTGAAGTTACCGAGGTCGTAGCAGAAGCGCAATAA
- the mfd gene encoding transcription-repair coupling factor has translation MVHELNKNRIWIQGLSGSRDAFLAMGCLAQHAQRILIIANDKEDAAYFLNDLEQFLPKTNLSFFPDSFKRPLFFEEIDPFQVQQRIESIDKLFSETKHIVVSYPEALFEKMVSNKELDIARIEFVTGEVIDMDHTIDKLVQYGFERVDFVYEPGQFSLRGGIVDLFSFASDLPYRIELDDIVVETIRTFDTQSQLSIQKIGKFTIIPNVNSDYENNEKLSLFELLSEDTVIWIKDDLNLLDRLQISFESAEKFGEKMLHYEEDRLVSMIRDRAFVYPQTIISELKKFSQVYFGTKPTIQEPLHHLQVNSKPQPSINKNFNLLIESLNDFDSKGFTNYICTSNSKQIERFYNIFEDLKADVHFQSAIVSLREGFIDEDLKLACFTDHQIFARFHGYKIKQGLNSNQAVSLKILRELQPGDYVTHLDHGIGRFAGLEKINVNDQLQEAVRLIYRNDDILYVSIHSLHKISKYVGQEGTEPAVHKLGSDTWKVLKARTKQKVKDIAKELIKLYAARKASKGFAFSPDNYLQAELEASFIYEDTPDQYKATQDVKADMEKEYPMDRLICGDVGFGKTEVAIRAAFKCVQDGKQVAILVPTTILAMQHYRTLSDRLKEFPIDIDYVSRFRTAKEKTLILKKLEAGSLEIIIGTHSLLNKKTAFKDLGLLIIDEEQKFGVASKERLRQFKVNVDTLTLTATPIPRTLQFSLMAARDLSVINTPPPNRQPIHTERRVFNDELIKDAILNEVYRGGQVFFVHNRVKNLGEITEMIRRLCPDVEVASAHGQMEANNLEQVLMGFIEHKFDVLVCTNIIETGLDIPNANTIIINNAQNFGLSDLHQLRGRVGRSNRKAYCYLFAPPSSTLTVEARKRLKTLEEFTDLGSGFNISMRDLDIRGAGNLLGGEQSGFITDIGYETYQRILEDTIQELKETDFAELFDEDKKKVKVFVRDVTIDSDADMYIPDSYVSNIQERLNLYQQLDKIDQESGIEKFSTELLDRFGPIPSSVFELFEGLRVRWIAKEMGFERVVIKKKKLQAFFISIPNSPYFESPYFQHLLKVIGSDKTEFPFVLKQSTNNLILIKEHIKSLLRAKTLLADIHQQVIQSLENK, from the coding sequence ATGGTTCATGAATTAAACAAGAATCGAATTTGGATTCAGGGATTGTCAGGTTCACGAGACGCTTTTTTAGCAATGGGATGCTTAGCTCAACATGCTCAAAGAATCTTGATCATTGCCAATGACAAAGAAGATGCTGCATACTTTTTAAATGACTTGGAGCAGTTTTTACCCAAAACCAATCTTAGTTTTTTTCCAGATTCTTTTAAACGTCCACTGTTTTTTGAAGAAATAGATCCGTTTCAAGTCCAGCAAAGAATTGAATCAATAGATAAGTTGTTTTCTGAAACCAAACATATCGTCGTAAGCTATCCCGAAGCTTTATTTGAAAAAATGGTTTCCAACAAGGAACTTGATATTGCCCGAATAGAATTCGTCACGGGTGAAGTCATCGACATGGATCACACCATAGACAAACTCGTTCAATATGGATTTGAACGTGTAGATTTTGTTTATGAACCTGGACAATTTTCATTACGAGGTGGCATCGTAGATCTTTTTTCATTCGCCAGTGATTTGCCCTACCGAATTGAATTGGATGACATCGTGGTAGAAACCATCCGAACGTTTGACACACAATCTCAATTATCAATACAAAAAATCGGTAAATTCACGATAATACCTAATGTCAATTCAGATTATGAAAATAACGAAAAACTGAGTTTGTTTGAATTGCTTTCTGAAGATACCGTCATCTGGATCAAAGATGATCTAAATCTATTGGATAGACTTCAAATAAGTTTCGAATCTGCGGAAAAGTTTGGCGAAAAAATGTTGCATTATGAAGAAGATCGCCTCGTGAGCATGATACGTGATCGGGCTTTCGTATATCCTCAAACTATTATAAGTGAATTAAAAAAATTTTCGCAAGTTTATTTTGGAACAAAACCAACGATACAAGAACCACTTCATCACCTTCAAGTCAACAGCAAACCACAGCCCAGTATTAATAAAAATTTTAACTTGCTCATTGAATCATTAAATGATTTTGACTCTAAAGGTTTCACAAACTACATTTGTACGAGCAATTCAAAACAGATAGAGCGGTTTTATAATATTTTTGAAGATCTAAAAGCTGATGTTCATTTTCAATCCGCTATTGTATCTTTGAGAGAAGGATTTATCGATGAAGATCTAAAATTAGCTTGCTTTACAGACCACCAGATATTTGCCCGATTTCATGGATACAAAATCAAGCAGGGCTTGAATTCCAACCAAGCCGTGTCCCTAAAAATACTGCGCGAATTACAACCCGGAGATTATGTTACACACTTGGATCATGGCATAGGACGATTTGCAGGATTGGAAAAAATAAATGTTAATGATCAGCTGCAGGAAGCGGTCCGACTCATTTATAGAAATGATGATATTTTATATGTTAGTATTCACTCATTACACAAAATTTCTAAATACGTAGGTCAGGAAGGAACAGAACCCGCAGTGCATAAATTAGGTTCCGACACCTGGAAAGTACTCAAGGCTAGAACCAAACAAAAAGTCAAGGATATTGCCAAAGAATTAATCAAACTTTATGCTGCTAGAAAAGCTTCTAAAGGTTTTGCTTTTTCGCCGGATAATTATCTTCAAGCAGAACTTGAGGCATCCTTCATTTATGAAGACACCCCCGATCAATATAAGGCTACACAAGATGTCAAAGCGGATATGGAAAAAGAATATCCCATGGATCGTCTCATCTGTGGTGATGTAGGATTTGGAAAAACTGAGGTAGCCATTCGCGCTGCATTCAAATGTGTTCAGGACGGAAAACAAGTTGCAATACTTGTACCTACTACCATATTGGCAATGCAACACTATCGCACTTTATCAGACAGGCTTAAAGAATTTCCGATCGATATCGATTATGTCTCAAGATTTAGAACAGCAAAAGAAAAAACGTTAATTCTTAAAAAACTTGAAGCTGGTTCTCTAGAAATTATCATTGGCACACATTCCTTATTAAATAAAAAAACTGCCTTTAAAGATCTTGGATTATTAATCATTGATGAAGAACAAAAATTTGGGGTCGCCTCCAAAGAACGATTGCGACAATTTAAAGTTAACGTGGATACACTTACACTTACTGCTACACCGATTCCAAGAACATTACAGTTTTCATTAATGGCTGCTCGCGATCTGAGTGTTATCAACACACCACCACCGAATCGTCAACCCATACATACCGAACGAAGAGTATTCAATGATGAATTAATTAAAGACGCCATATTAAATGAAGTATATAGAGGTGGTCAGGTATTTTTTGTACACAATAGAGTAAAAAACCTTGGCGAAATAACAGAAATGATCCGAAGACTTTGTCCTGATGTCGAAGTGGCATCAGCACATGGCCAGATGGAAGCCAATAATTTAGAACAAGTGCTCATGGGATTTATTGAACACAAGTTTGATGTTCTCGTGTGTACGAATATTATTGAGACGGGATTGGATATTCCAAATGCCAATACCATCATCATTAATAATGCTCAGAACTTCGGACTAAGTGATCTACATCAGTTAAGAGGTCGTGTCGGCAGGTCGAATAGAAAAGCTTATTGTTATTTATTCGCACCACCATCATCCACCTTAACTGTTGAAGCTCGTAAAAGATTAAAAACCCTAGAAGAATTTACTGACCTGGGAAGTGGGTTTAATATTTCTATGCGTGATCTGGATATACGAGGTGCTGGTAATTTATTGGGAGGCGAACAAAGCGGATTCATTACAGACATAGGTTACGAAACATACCAACGAATACTTGAAGACACCATTCAGGAATTAAAAGAAACAGATTTTGCAGAATTATTTGATGAAGACAAAAAGAAAGTCAAAGTTTTTGTCAGAGATGTCACCATAGACTCAGATGCAGATATGTATATTCCTGATTCTTATGTGAGCAATATTCAGGAGCGATTGAATCTGTATCAACAATTGGATAAAATAGATCAGGAATCGGGAATTGAAAAATTTTCTACCGAATTATTAGATCGGTTCGGACCTATTCCTAGTTCTGTATTCGAACTCTTTGAAGGATTGCGTGTGCGGTGGATCGCCAAAGAAATGGGCTTCGAACGGGTCGTCATCAAGAAGAAAAAACTTCAGGCCTTTTTTATATCCATTCCCAATTCACCCTATTTTGAATCCCCATATTTCCAACATCTTTTAAAGGTAATTGGCTCTGATAAAACAGAATTTCCATTTGTTTTGAAACAATCCACTAACAATTTAATATTGATCAAAGAACATATTAAATCCCTCCTAAGAGCCAAAACTTTACTTGCAGACATCCACCAACAAGTGATCCAATCCCTTGAAAATAAATAA
- a CDS encoding SET domain-containing protein: MKEFILTADLNWEHIGYFEHLELRKAKETGGLGLFASIDFKPNEKICSFSAREVVQTPNYLTVQLDDQRHILLFPEHLQYINHSCAPTVFFDTERMELISLDHLVAGTELTFFYPSTEWDMNQSFVCNCGAEKCQKFISGAAGLDKNILKEYKLNPFIKNKLGEL; the protein is encoded by the coding sequence ATGAAAGAATTCATACTAACCGCTGATTTAAACTGGGAGCACATCGGCTATTTCGAACATTTGGAATTGAGAAAAGCTAAGGAGACTGGTGGCTTGGGTTTATTTGCAAGTATAGATTTTAAACCCAATGAAAAGATCTGTTCTTTTTCAGCAAGAGAAGTGGTTCAAACTCCAAATTATTTAACTGTTCAATTGGATGATCAGCGTCATATCCTACTGTTTCCTGAACATCTGCAATACATAAATCACAGTTGTGCACCTACTGTTTTTTTTGATACGGAGCGTATGGAGTTAATCAGCCTTGATCATTTAGTGGCTGGAACCGAATTAACTTTCTTTTATCCATCCACAGAATGGGACATGAATCAAAGTTTTGTTTGCAATTGTGGTGCAGAGAAGTGTCAAAAATTTATTTCCGGAGCAGCTGGTTTAGATAAAAATATTTTAAAAGAGTATAAGTTGAATCCATTTATTAAAAATAAATTAGGTGAATTATAA
- a CDS encoding SET domain-containing protein-lysine N-methyltransferase, with protein sequence MMKICVLQADYGSSKVDYQYFDPKRDLSGLIPDAHFDHVFLNKLTCYRQLKELSYQQYDIFVNLCEGYLEWDIPSIDVIYSLELLDLPFTGPTTKLYDPPKDLMKYVAYCEGIKTPAYLKINRQADIQKIVDTLRFPMFVKPLKAGDSLGIDDHSKVNDVNALKNKINALLLEYDDILIEEYIDGREFTVLVAGNSDHEKECICYQPVEYIFPEHFEFKTYALKTSELHPESNKVCEDSYLNEALKNAASRIFKAFNGVGYGRLDFRVTPQGEIYFLEINFTCSVFYSDGYEGSADYILKFDGIGQSGFLRHIIEEGMARHKRKTKRYEMQGNAISGFGIYAKSAYTNGEIIFRGEERTQRIVTKRYVNQHWNESDQRYFRQYAYPLSDEVYCLWDEEPTEWAPQNHSCEPNTRYDGLNVIAIRDIAPHEELTLDYSDFLDDQAEAFNCRCNSVHCKGMIRGVKNNSVTSREQKANTQNT encoded by the coding sequence ATGATGAAAATTTGTGTGTTACAGGCAGATTATGGGAGCTCAAAAGTGGATTATCAATATTTTGACCCAAAAAGAGATTTATCAGGTTTAATACCAGATGCTCATTTTGATCATGTTTTTTTAAATAAGTTAACTTGCTACAGACAACTTAAAGAATTGTCATATCAACAGTACGACATCTTTGTCAACCTGTGTGAAGGATATTTGGAGTGGGATATTCCATCCATTGACGTCATCTACAGCTTAGAATTATTGGATTTACCATTTACAGGACCTACCACCAAGCTGTATGATCCACCCAAAGATCTTATGAAATATGTAGCTTATTGTGAAGGAATAAAAACGCCAGCCTATTTGAAAATAAATCGTCAGGCAGATATTCAAAAAATAGTTGACACTTTAAGGTTTCCAATGTTTGTCAAACCTTTGAAAGCAGGTGATAGTCTTGGGATAGACGATCATTCTAAAGTAAATGATGTGAATGCATTAAAAAATAAAATTAATGCCTTACTATTAGAATATGATGATATACTTATTGAAGAGTATATTGATGGGAGAGAATTTACAGTCTTGGTAGCCGGGAATTCAGATCATGAAAAAGAATGTATTTGTTACCAACCTGTGGAGTATATATTTCCCGAACATTTTGAATTTAAAACCTATGCATTGAAGACTTCAGAATTACATCCTGAGTCTAATAAAGTATGTGAAGATTCCTATTTAAATGAAGCTTTGAAGAATGCAGCCTCCCGAATATTTAAAGCGTTTAATGGAGTTGGTTATGGGCGATTGGATTTCAGGGTTACGCCACAGGGAGAAATTTATTTTTTGGAAATTAATTTTACCTGTTCTGTTTTTTATTCAGATGGGTATGAAGGGTCGGCTGATTATATTTTGAAATTCGATGGTATAGGCCAGTCCGGTTTTCTAAGGCATATTATTGAAGAAGGAATGGCGCGACATAAGCGTAAAACAAAACGGTATGAAATGCAGGGTAATGCCATTTCAGGGTTTGGAATTTATGCTAAGTCTGCCTATACCAATGGTGAAATTATTTTTAGAGGTGAAGAGCGTACGCAAAGAATTGTTACCAAAAGATATGTGAATCAACATTGGAATGAAAGTGACCAACGATATTTTAGACAGTATGCTTATCCCTTAAGTGATGAGGTGTATTGTCTATGGGATGAAGAGCCTACAGAATGGGCTCCCCAGAATCATAGTTGTGAACCCAACACAAGATATGATGGCTTAAATGTTATTGCGATTCGGGATATAGCACCCCATGAAGAGTTGACTTTGGATTATTCCGATTTTTTGGATGATCAGGCTGAAGCATTTAATTGTCGTTGTAATAGCGTCCATTGTAAAGGAATGATTCGAGGTGTTAAAAACAATTCAGTAACCAGTCGCGAGCAAAAAGCAAATACTCAAAATACATAA